Proteins from a single region of Gasterosteus aculeatus chromosome Y, fGasAcu3.hap1.1, whole genome shotgun sequence:
- the LOC120812686 gene encoding protein MTSS 2-like isoform X2 translates to MATNSRGATRDIGSALTRMCMRHRSIETKLRHFTNALMESLVTPLQDRIEEWKKTANQLDKDHAKEYKRSRQEIKRKSLDTIKLQKKARKGRGNLRPQLDSAMQDVSDLYLLMEETEKQAVRRALLEERGRYCTFINLLQPVVNLEIAMLGEIIHLQPIVDDLTVLTEDPHKLPLASEQVVRDLKGSDYSWSYQTPPSSPSSNGSRKSSMCSILQMPSAGAHRLSSVSSHDSGFVSQDANPQSKPPSPMPSDIASQDWAKSCEPSLATTLQRRRQSADKMREPDAPPSPLGYSGTQPEEPQRGRTVPGTIAAKHGEPLSPAASTLAMVLTRGLSMEQQKSSRDSLQYSSGYSTQTNTPSCSEDTIPSQGSDYECYSLNGDADREGQADFDKSSTIPRHSNIAQSYRRMIQTKRPASTAGLPAGKALQCAPNGAARSSAGAVASGTATIRRTPSSKTGVRRTASTSGPIPIRPPIVPVKTPAVPPDSPGRAGPSQHRAGSEEFLYGDDPIGGDYTRATSKRMSLPGAGRGCRGADRSVYGQQAPSVAPRGSEEDPLLAGNRHSLVEKIGELAASAHALGEGHFPFHSPLPGDPSPATEEDTDMLVTIRRGVRLRKAVTDDRSTPMFLR, encoded by the exons ATGGCCACCAACTCCAGAG GTGCCACCAGGGACATCGGCTCAGCTCTGACCAGGATGTGCATGCGACACCGCAGCATCGAGACAAAACTACGCCACTTCACCAA TGCTCTTATGGAAAGCCTGGTTACGCCACTCCAGGACCGAATAGAGGAATGGAAGAAGACGGCAAATCAGCTGGACAAAGACCACGCCAAAG AATACAAGCGGTCTCGCCAGGAAATCAAGAGGAAGTCGCTAGATACCATTAAACTCCAGAAAAAAGCCAGAAAAG GGCGGGGAAACCTGCGCCCGCAGCTGGACAGCGCCATGCAAGATGTCAGCGACCTGTatctgctgatggaggagacggagaagcaGGCTGTGCGCAGGGCgctcctggaggagagaggcCGCTACTGTACATTCAtcaacctgctgcagcctgtggTG AATTTGGAGATCGCCATGCTGGGAGAGATAATACACCTGCAGCCAATTGTCGATGACCTCACTGTGCTGACGGAAGACCCACACAAGCTGCCGCTGGCCAGTGAGCAG GTGGTCCGGGACCTGAAAGGCTCCGACTACAGCTGGtcctaccagacccccccttcctcccccagcaGCAACGGCTCCAGGAAGAGCAGCATGTGCAG CATCCTCCAGATGCCCTCTGCAGGTGCCCATCGGCTCAGCAGTGTCTCCTCCCACGACTCCGGCTTCGTGTCTCAGGACGCCAACCCCCAGTCTAAGCCTCCGTCGCCTATGCCCTCTGACATCGCCAGCCAG GACTGGGCCAAATCCTGTGAGCCGTCACTGGCCACCACTCTGCAGCGTAGGAGGCAGTCTGCGGATAAGATGAGAGAGCCGGATGCTCCGCCCAGTCCGCTGGGGTATTCTGGGACGCAGCCGGAGGAgccacagagagggagaaccGTCCCGGGAACCATTGCAGCCAAG CACGGGGAGCCGCTCTCCCCGGCGGCCAGCACTCTGGCGATGGTTCTGACCAGAGGCTTGAGCATGGAGCAGCAGAAGAGCAGCAGGGACTCGCTGCAGTACTCCAGCGGCTACAGCACCCAGACCAACACCCCCTCCTGCTCCGAGGACACCATACCCTCACAAG GTTCGGACTATGAGTGCTACTCACTCAACGGCGATGCTGACCGCGAAGGACAGGCAGACTTTGACAAGTCGTCCACCATCCCGCGCCACAGCAACATCGCTCAGAGCTACCGCCGCATGATCCAAACCAAGAGGCCGGCCAGCACGGCGGGTCTGCCGGCAGGTAAGGCCTTGCAGTGCGCTCCCAACGGCGCGGCCAGGAGCAGCGCCGGGGCCGTTGCCTCGGGGACGGCAACCATTCGCCGGACTCCGTCGTCGAAAACCGGAGTGAGACGCACGGCGTCCACGTCCGGCCCCATTCCCATCAGGCCGCCCATTGTGCCGGTCAAAACCCCAGCAGTGCCACCAGATTCACCGGGCCGCGCCGGCCCGTCCCAGCACCGCGCGGGCAGCGAGGAGTTCCTCTACGGGGACGACCCGATCGGTGGCGACTACACCAGGGCCACTTCAAAAAGGATGAGCCtccccggcgcgggccggggctgCCGGGGGGCGGACCGGAGCGTTTACGGCCAGCAGGCCCCCAGCGTGGCCCCCCGCGGCTCCGAGGAGGACCCTCTGCTCGCCGGCAACCGCCACAGCCTGGTGGAGAAGATAGGGGAGCTGGCCGCCAGCGCCCACGCCCTCGGCGAGGGCCACTTCCCTTTCCACAGCCCTCTACCAGGGGACCCGTCCCCCGCGACCGAGGAGGACACGGACATGCTGGTGACCATACGCCGGGGGGTGCGGCTCCGCAAGGCGGTGACCGACGACCGGTCCACTCCCATGTTCCTGCGGTAG
- the LOC120812686 gene encoding protein MTSS 2-like isoform X1 has translation MESVEKECGALGGLFQAIVSDMKSSYPVWEDFSAKATKLHSQLRTTILAAVAFLDAFQKVADMATNSRGATRDIGSALTRMCMRHRSIETKLRHFTNALMESLVTPLQDRIEEWKKTANQLDKDHAKEYKRSRQEIKRKSLDTIKLQKKARKGRGNLRPQLDSAMQDVSDLYLLMEETEKQAVRRALLEERGRYCTFINLLQPVVNLEIAMLGEIIHLQPIVDDLTVLTEDPHKLPLASEQVVRDLKGSDYSWSYQTPPSSPSSNGSRKSSMCSILQMPSAGAHRLSSVSSHDSGFVSQDANPQSKPPSPMPSDIASQDWAKSCEPSLATTLQRRRQSADKMREPDAPPSPLGYSGTQPEEPQRGRTVPGTIAAKHGEPLSPAASTLAMVLTRGLSMEQQKSSRDSLQYSSGYSTQTNTPSCSEDTIPSQGSDYECYSLNGDADREGQADFDKSSTIPRHSNIAQSYRRMIQTKRPASTAGLPAGKALQCAPNGAARSSAGAVASGTATIRRTPSSKTGVRRTASTSGPIPIRPPIVPVKTPAVPPDSPGRAGPSQHRAGSEEFLYGDDPIGGDYTRATSKRMSLPGAGRGCRGADRSVYGQQAPSVAPRGSEEDPLLAGNRHSLVEKIGELAASAHALGEGHFPFHSPLPGDPSPATEEDTDMLVTIRRGVRLRKAVTDDRSTPMFLR, from the exons ATGGAGTCTGTGGAGAAGGAGTGCGGGGCGCTGGGTGGATTGTTCCAGGCCATCGTGAGCGACATGAAG AGCTCTTACCCCGTGTGGGAAGACTTCAGTGCCAAGGCCACAAAACTGCACTCTCAACTcag GACCACCATTCTGGCAGCGGTGGCCTTCCTAGATGCCTTTCAGAAGGTGGCAGACATGGCCACCAACTCCAGAG GTGCCACCAGGGACATCGGCTCAGCTCTGACCAGGATGTGCATGCGACACCGCAGCATCGAGACAAAACTACGCCACTTCACCAA TGCTCTTATGGAAAGCCTGGTTACGCCACTCCAGGACCGAATAGAGGAATGGAAGAAGACGGCAAATCAGCTGGACAAAGACCACGCCAAAG AATACAAGCGGTCTCGCCAGGAAATCAAGAGGAAGTCGCTAGATACCATTAAACTCCAGAAAAAAGCCAGAAAAG GGCGGGGAAACCTGCGCCCGCAGCTGGACAGCGCCATGCAAGATGTCAGCGACCTGTatctgctgatggaggagacggagaagcaGGCTGTGCGCAGGGCgctcctggaggagagaggcCGCTACTGTACATTCAtcaacctgctgcagcctgtggTG AATTTGGAGATCGCCATGCTGGGAGAGATAATACACCTGCAGCCAATTGTCGATGACCTCACTGTGCTGACGGAAGACCCACACAAGCTGCCGCTGGCCAGTGAGCAG GTGGTCCGGGACCTGAAAGGCTCCGACTACAGCTGGtcctaccagacccccccttcctcccccagcaGCAACGGCTCCAGGAAGAGCAGCATGTGCAG CATCCTCCAGATGCCCTCTGCAGGTGCCCATCGGCTCAGCAGTGTCTCCTCCCACGACTCCGGCTTCGTGTCTCAGGACGCCAACCCCCAGTCTAAGCCTCCGTCGCCTATGCCCTCTGACATCGCCAGCCAG GACTGGGCCAAATCCTGTGAGCCGTCACTGGCCACCACTCTGCAGCGTAGGAGGCAGTCTGCGGATAAGATGAGAGAGCCGGATGCTCCGCCCAGTCCGCTGGGGTATTCTGGGACGCAGCCGGAGGAgccacagagagggagaaccGTCCCGGGAACCATTGCAGCCAAG CACGGGGAGCCGCTCTCCCCGGCGGCCAGCACTCTGGCGATGGTTCTGACCAGAGGCTTGAGCATGGAGCAGCAGAAGAGCAGCAGGGACTCGCTGCAGTACTCCAGCGGCTACAGCACCCAGACCAACACCCCCTCCTGCTCCGAGGACACCATACCCTCACAAG GTTCGGACTATGAGTGCTACTCACTCAACGGCGATGCTGACCGCGAAGGACAGGCAGACTTTGACAAGTCGTCCACCATCCCGCGCCACAGCAACATCGCTCAGAGCTACCGCCGCATGATCCAAACCAAGAGGCCGGCCAGCACGGCGGGTCTGCCGGCAGGTAAGGCCTTGCAGTGCGCTCCCAACGGCGCGGCCAGGAGCAGCGCCGGGGCCGTTGCCTCGGGGACGGCAACCATTCGCCGGACTCCGTCGTCGAAAACCGGAGTGAGACGCACGGCGTCCACGTCCGGCCCCATTCCCATCAGGCCGCCCATTGTGCCGGTCAAAACCCCAGCAGTGCCACCAGATTCACCGGGCCGCGCCGGCCCGTCCCAGCACCGCGCGGGCAGCGAGGAGTTCCTCTACGGGGACGACCCGATCGGTGGCGACTACACCAGGGCCACTTCAAAAAGGATGAGCCtccccggcgcgggccggggctgCCGGGGGGCGGACCGGAGCGTTTACGGCCAGCAGGCCCCCAGCGTGGCCCCCCGCGGCTCCGAGGAGGACCCTCTGCTCGCCGGCAACCGCCACAGCCTGGTGGAGAAGATAGGGGAGCTGGCCGCCAGCGCCCACGCCCTCGGCGAGGGCCACTTCCCTTTCCACAGCCCTCTACCAGGGGACCCGTCCCCCGCGACCGAGGAGGACACGGACATGCTGGTGACCATACGCCGGGGGGTGCGGCTCCGCAAGGCGGTGACCGACGACCGGTCCACTCCCATGTTCCTGCGGTAG
- the LOC120812710 gene encoding mitogen-activated protein kinase 12-like, whose amino-acid sequence MSKRIRPGYYRQDVNKTSWEVPERYRELKQVGTGAYGTVCSAVDSRTGTKVAIKKLYRPFQSELFAKRAYRELRLLKHMKHENVIGLFDVFTADLSLDKFHDFYLVMPFMGTDLGRLMKLQRLSEDKIQYLVYQMLKGLKYIHSSGIIHRDLKPGNLAINQDCELKILDFGLARQADSEMTGYVVTRWYRAPEVILSWMHYTQTVDIWSVGCIMAEMVQGRPLFKGSDHLNQLTEIMKVTGTPTQEFAAKLVSDDARGYVKSLPKVEKKDLHSVFSTTNPQAVAVLERMLLLDPESRVSAEEALMLPYFTEFREPEEETVPQQYDHSLDNTDQSLAQWKRHTFTEILTFKPVVPDSKETAL is encoded by the exons ATGTCCAAGCGAATCAGGCCCGGTTATTACCGCCAGGACGTCAACAAAACTTCATGGGAAGTACCGGAGCGGTACCGGGAGCTGAAGCAGGTGGGGACCGGGGCGTACGGGACGGTGTG ctCTGCGGTGGACTCCAGAACGGGAACCAAAGTAGCGATCAAGAAGCTGTACAGACCTTTCCAGTCGGAGCTGTTCGCCAAGCGGGCCTACAGGGAGCTGAGGCTTCTCAAACATATGAAACATGAAAAT GTGATCGGCCTCTTTGACGTCTTCACCGCTGACCTCTCTCTGGACAAGTTCCATGATTT TTACCTGGTGATGCCGTTCATGGGGACGGATCTGGGGAGGCTGATGAAGCTTCAGAGGCTGTCCGAAGATAAAATCCAGTATCTGGTTTACCAGATGCTGAAAGGGCTCAAG TATATTCATTCATCTGGTATCATTCACAGG GACCTCAAACCAGGAAATCTCGCCATCAACCAAGACTGTGAGCTCAAG ATCTTGGACTTTGGTTTGGCGCGGCAGGCAGACAGCGAGATGACGGGGTACGTGGTGACTCGCTGGTACCGAGCCCCAGAGGTCATCCTGAGCTGGATGCACTACACGCAGACTG TGGACATTTGGTCTGTGGGCTGTATCATGGCGGAGATGGTGCAAGGAAGACCCCTTTTTAAAGGCAGCGACC ACCTAAATCAGCTGACGGAGATCATGAAGGTCACAGGAACCCCGACTCAGGAGTTTGCAGCAAAACTAGTATCTGACGAT GCCAGAGGCTATGTCAAGAGCCTCCCGAAAGTGGAGAAAAAAGACCTCCACAGTGTGTTTTCCACAACTAATCCACAAG CCGTGGCCGTGCTGGAGCGCATGTTGCTGCTGGATCCGGAGAGCAGGGTGAGCGCTGAGGAGGCGCTCATGCTGCCCTACTTCACTGAGTTCAGAGaaccggaggaggagacggtaCCGCAGCAGTACGACCACTCGTTAGACAACACGGACCAGTCCTTGGCCCAGTGGAAAC GTCACACCTTCACAGAGATCTTGACCTTCAAACCAGTGGTGCCAGACTCCAAGGAAACTGCGCTGTAA